One Alicyclobacillus acidoterrestris DNA window includes the following coding sequences:
- a CDS encoding ABC transporter ATP-binding protein, with amino-acid sequence MEPSADRQRRKAGMSSLGRLLPYAKPYVWQFALVLVLVVIFNASTVMQPYLVKVAIDSDISTKHPNYHGVLVIALIYVGVVIIGVAANFAQTVLLQNAGQNVIRTIRLALFSHIERQAMRFFDTRAVGRLVTNVSNDTETVSQFFTNFFLSLIRDALSIIMIIVAMFELNGRIALYCMVLIPIIFAISIGFRGQLRRAYQTTRTRLSNVNAFLAENLAGMRIIQIFHQEERQSRAFEELNESHRQANVYEYRTSVWFNRAFEVLGNVAVAAVVWIGGGAVLKHWIAFGTLYAFIRYIQQFFQPINAMTQQWNTLQSSMVAADRIGQVLAVQPEIVDAPDTVTVDPANIRGRIEFHHVTFGYQPEQPVLKDINFVIEPGQFIGVVGATGAGKSSVMSLLTRFYEPQAGDITVDGISIRAYAQADLHRIIGIVQQDVSVFTGTVADNIRLFREDISDAKVHQAAEIVGADVLIRRLPNGYATQLYGKGSNLSAGERQLISFARIVALNPRILILDEATASLDSQTEELVQRGLHAVAEDRTTIVIAHRLSTIRRADNILVFDKGRLVEQGTHAQLVARAGLYAMLDAESGVEAGTRDTRPL; translated from the coding sequence ATGGAACCATCTGCTGACAGACAGCGGCGCAAGGCGGGCATGTCCAGCCTCGGGCGATTGCTTCCATATGCGAAACCCTATGTTTGGCAATTTGCGCTGGTGCTCGTACTGGTTGTCATTTTCAACGCGTCGACGGTCATGCAGCCCTACCTCGTCAAAGTGGCCATTGACAGCGACATCTCGACCAAGCATCCCAATTATCATGGGGTTTTGGTGATTGCGCTGATATATGTGGGCGTCGTGATCATCGGTGTCGCGGCCAATTTTGCCCAGACCGTGTTATTGCAAAATGCAGGTCAAAACGTCATTCGGACAATTCGCTTAGCCCTGTTCTCGCACATTGAGCGGCAAGCCATGCGCTTCTTCGATACGCGGGCCGTCGGACGTCTCGTGACCAATGTATCGAACGACACAGAAACCGTCAGTCAGTTTTTCACGAACTTCTTTCTGAGTTTGATTCGCGACGCACTCAGCATCATCATGATTATCGTCGCCATGTTTGAGCTCAATGGCCGGATTGCGTTGTATTGCATGGTGTTGATTCCAATTATCTTCGCCATCTCGATTGGATTTCGCGGCCAGTTGCGAAGAGCCTATCAAACCACGCGAACGCGTTTGTCGAACGTGAACGCGTTTCTGGCCGAAAATCTCGCAGGCATGCGCATCATTCAAATTTTTCACCAGGAGGAACGCCAATCCCGCGCCTTTGAGGAGCTCAACGAGTCGCACCGCCAGGCCAATGTCTACGAGTACCGCACATCCGTTTGGTTTAATCGAGCGTTTGAGGTACTTGGCAATGTCGCTGTGGCGGCGGTCGTCTGGATTGGTGGCGGGGCCGTGCTGAAACACTGGATTGCGTTCGGGACTTTGTATGCGTTCATTCGGTATATCCAGCAGTTTTTTCAGCCCATCAACGCTATGACACAACAGTGGAATACACTGCAGTCCTCGATGGTGGCCGCAGATAGAATCGGTCAGGTGTTGGCTGTGCAGCCGGAGATTGTGGACGCTCCAGATACTGTGACAGTCGATCCTGCGAACATCCGCGGGCGAATTGAATTTCATCATGTCACGTTCGGTTATCAGCCAGAGCAGCCAGTACTGAAAGACATCAACTTTGTGATTGAACCCGGACAATTCATCGGTGTGGTGGGCGCAACCGGAGCCGGAAAGAGTTCGGTGATGAGTCTGTTGACGCGGTTCTACGAACCACAGGCGGGGGACATCACAGTTGACGGGATTTCCATTCGCGCCTACGCACAAGCCGATTTACACCGCATCATCGGTATTGTCCAGCAGGATGTCAGCGTCTTTACGGGGACGGTAGCCGATAACATTCGGCTGTTTCGCGAGGACATCTCCGATGCAAAAGTACATCAAGCCGCTGAAATTGTCGGTGCCGATGTGCTCATCCGACGCCTGCCAAACGGTTATGCGACGCAGCTTTATGGTAAAGGATCGAATTTGTCGGCCGGCGAGCGGCAGTTGATTTCGTTCGCGCGCATTGTGGCGCTCAATCCACGAATTCTCATACTGGATGAAGCCACGGCCAGTCTCGACAGTCAAACGGAGGAACTTGTACAACGTGGGTTGCACGCGGTTGCGGAGGATCGAACGACCATTGTTATCGCCCACCGGCTTTCCACCATCCGCCGTGCCGACAATATCCTCGTATTTGATAAAGGCCGTCTGGTTGAGCAGGGCACGCATGCACAGCTCGTCGCTCGTGCAGGACTTTACGCCATGCTCGATGCAGAGAGTGGCGTGGAAGCTGGTACGAGGGATACCCGGCCTCTGTAA
- a CDS encoding ABC transporter ATP-binding protein: protein MSAKTLMRQFLSENKWAYAISILAIIISNFINVQFPHILGRFTNALEAHRLNLRDVLVYAILLFVVGVVYVQFYAIGQYRNGKLGREFEYLLRRRLFAHWEVLSTEYFRHKSIGDLLNHAMNDIRQVREALSGGLNILTNAVFLLLATLIMTFTTVSMKLTVVSMIPLLFIPLFIVWFGPQIRTSSRKVQEALSDMSDLTEESLSSIRLIKATANEDVETERFRAKVDHIVHQQLTLFRRSATFQAFIPTMSSISFAIALLYGGYLTLSHQIQLGAFVAFTLYIGQLVQPLQQIGFVINNFQRASASLTRLQVLLDERPSITDSAHPIELGYVRGEIEVNLPSFQYADGQVPALRNIRFHLMPGQTLGIVGRTGSGKTTLVNLLPRIFDPPAGTIFLDGHDIRDIRLEALRQSIAYVPQDGFLFSTSVGENISFGDANASREQIEEAARAAQVYDDIASFPDGFDTVIGERGVTLSGGQRQRTAIARAFLKSSPILILDDSLSAVDMKTEKRIIEELEKVRQHKTTLIIAHRLSAVRHADLILVLENGEIVERGTHDELIRLDGVYAKTYHMQQQGEALRA, encoded by the coding sequence ATGAGTGCAAAGACACTGATGCGGCAATTTCTCTCAGAAAATAAATGGGCATATGCAATCTCTATTCTCGCAATTATCATCTCAAATTTTATCAATGTTCAGTTCCCACATATTTTAGGGCGATTTACGAACGCCCTCGAAGCGCACCGATTGAATTTGCGCGATGTGCTGGTGTATGCAATCTTACTGTTTGTCGTGGGTGTCGTCTATGTTCAATTCTACGCGATTGGGCAGTATCGCAACGGTAAACTCGGGCGCGAGTTCGAGTATCTGCTACGTCGCCGGCTGTTTGCGCACTGGGAAGTCCTTTCCACCGAGTACTTCCGACATAAGAGTATTGGTGACTTATTGAACCACGCGATGAATGATATCCGGCAGGTTCGCGAGGCGCTCTCTGGCGGATTGAACATATTAACGAATGCGGTGTTTTTGCTGTTGGCGACCCTGATCATGACGTTTACCACCGTCAGTATGAAATTGACTGTCGTCAGCATGATTCCACTTCTGTTCATCCCATTGTTCATTGTCTGGTTCGGACCGCAAATTCGGACTTCCTCGCGCAAAGTGCAAGAGGCCCTATCTGACATGTCAGATCTGACCGAAGAAAGTTTAAGTTCGATTCGGTTGATTAAGGCCACCGCAAACGAGGATGTGGAGACGGAGCGATTCCGCGCCAAGGTCGATCACATCGTTCACCAGCAACTCACGCTATTCCGGCGCAGTGCCACATTTCAGGCGTTTATTCCGACCATGAGTTCCATTAGCTTCGCCATCGCACTATTGTACGGCGGCTACCTAACCCTGTCGCACCAGATTCAACTCGGGGCATTCGTGGCATTTACGCTCTATATCGGACAATTGGTGCAACCCTTGCAACAAATTGGCTTTGTGATTAACAACTTTCAGCGCGCTTCGGCATCCCTCACTCGGTTGCAGGTGCTGCTCGACGAGCGGCCAAGCATCACCGACAGTGCGCATCCAATTGAGTTGGGGTACGTTCGTGGCGAGATCGAGGTAAATCTGCCCTCCTTTCAGTACGCGGACGGTCAAGTTCCAGCGCTTCGCAATATTCGTTTTCACTTGATGCCCGGGCAGACGCTCGGCATTGTCGGGCGCACTGGCTCAGGCAAGACCACGCTGGTGAATTTGCTGCCACGCATTTTCGATCCGCCGGCGGGCACCATTTTTCTCGATGGTCACGACATTCGTGACATCCGCCTCGAAGCGTTGCGGCAATCGATTGCTTACGTGCCGCAGGACGGCTTTTTGTTTTCGACTTCTGTCGGCGAAAACATTTCGTTTGGGGATGCAAACGCTTCGCGCGAACAGATTGAAGAGGCGGCTAGGGCAGCGCAGGTGTATGACGACATCGCTTCGTTTCCGGATGGATTTGACACGGTGATTGGCGAACGTGGCGTTACGTTGTCTGGCGGACAGCGCCAACGAACGGCGATTGCACGCGCGTTTCTGAAGTCCTCGCCGATTCTGATTCTCGACGACAGTCTCTCCGCGGTCGATATGAAGACGGAGAAGCGAATCATTGAGGAGCTCGAGAAGGTTCGGCAACACAAAACCACCTTGATTATTGCGCACCGACTGTCCGCCGTTCGCCATGCGGATTTGATTTTGGTCTTAGAGAATGGCGAAATTGTGGAACGCGGTACGCACGATGAATTGATTCGCTTGGACGGGGTCTACGCGAAAACCTATCACATGCAACAACAGGGGGAGGCGTTGCGCGCATGA
- a CDS encoding Na+/H+ antiporter NhaC family protein — MYGSIVSLVPFFVVIPIALWTKQVIPGLAVGLFIGAYILHPSWLGGLQAALTYVVHETTTSGNLNLVLFLYGFGSFVGLIRVTGGVSGFSEWMGRRIKTERGAFALTWVSSIATFMAPDFRIITIAPVVRRIFSRLGVAPEKVAYVIDVTATPLCAIVPLGTAFVGYMVGLMHTSLHHTNTTYTPYSLFLASLPFNFFAWVMLVVGFVLTFFARSHHKEVSPVAGEAEPDYLRSRNRVHIAQKLRQVTAAVSMETGAVGAVASVDAHRGDTKPDADKDIPDPVELVSGRVQPSAINLVLPLAVLLVLTIALTYVSGFANGGRGLFQALVQADASAAMLQALIITLVFMFVFYAFRRQPIDRTMFGFISGGNEMMSVIVLLVLIWAVSAVSSDLGFSAFCQREITRFVPHAFIVPALFVFGCVISYFIGSSFGTWGMLMPLGFSLASTGAGSLPLIAGAVFASGTFGGFASPLSDNTVAMSAMMKLPVMGYANYKTKSAAVAAGICVLLYLVVEWVF; from the coding sequence ATGTATGGAAGCATCGTGTCACTGGTTCCGTTCTTTGTCGTCATTCCGATTGCCCTCTGGACCAAACAAGTGATTCCTGGCCTTGCGGTCGGGTTATTCATCGGCGCCTACATCCTGCATCCCTCGTGGCTAGGGGGACTGCAGGCAGCCTTGACATACGTCGTTCACGAGACGACCACCAGTGGGAACTTAAACCTGGTCTTGTTCTTGTACGGATTCGGTTCATTCGTTGGATTGATTCGAGTAACCGGTGGTGTCTCAGGTTTTTCCGAGTGGATGGGAAGGCGAATTAAGACGGAACGCGGCGCGTTCGCACTCACTTGGGTTTCGTCCATTGCCACGTTCATGGCGCCGGACTTTCGTATTATTACGATCGCGCCAGTGGTCCGGCGAATTTTCAGCAGGCTAGGGGTGGCGCCTGAAAAGGTTGCGTATGTCATCGATGTGACCGCCACGCCCTTGTGTGCCATCGTGCCGTTGGGGACGGCGTTTGTCGGCTATATGGTGGGGCTCATGCACACATCCCTGCATCATACGAATACGACCTACACGCCATACAGCTTGTTCTTAGCCAGCTTGCCGTTTAACTTCTTCGCTTGGGTGATGTTGGTGGTTGGGTTCGTTCTCACGTTTTTTGCGCGGAGCCACCACAAGGAAGTATCTCCGGTTGCGGGTGAAGCAGAGCCTGACTATCTACGGTCGCGAAACCGTGTGCACATCGCGCAAAAGTTGCGCCAGGTTACGGCTGCCGTCAGCATGGAGACTGGCGCGGTGGGCGCCGTGGCCTCGGTCGATGCACATCGTGGGGATACAAAGCCCGATGCGGATAAGGACATTCCAGACCCTGTGGAACTTGTCTCAGGGCGGGTACAGCCTAGCGCCATCAATTTGGTCCTACCGCTCGCCGTCCTGCTTGTTCTGACCATCGCGCTGACCTATGTGTCTGGATTTGCCAATGGCGGGCGGGGATTATTCCAAGCGCTCGTTCAAGCTGACGCGTCAGCGGCCATGCTCCAAGCGCTGATTATCACCTTGGTGTTTATGTTTGTGTTTTACGCGTTTCGCCGTCAGCCGATCGACAGAACCATGTTCGGCTTTATTTCAGGTGGTAACGAGATGATGTCTGTTATCGTGCTGCTTGTCCTCATCTGGGCTGTGTCCGCAGTTTCGAGCGATCTCGGTTTTTCAGCGTTCTGCCAGCGAGAGATTACGCGCTTCGTTCCGCATGCGTTTATCGTCCCTGCCCTGTTTGTATTTGGTTGCGTCATTTCCTATTTTATCGGTTCGTCGTTCGGAACGTGGGGCATGTTGATGCCGTTGGGATTTTCGCTTGCGTCGACTGGAGCGGGCAGTTTGCCGCTCATCGCCGGAGCCGTGTTTGCCAGTGGCACCTTTGGGGGCTTTGCCTCGCCCCTAAGCGACAACACCGTGGCCATGTCGGCGATGATGAAACTGCCGGTGATGGGGTATGCCAACTATAAGACAAAAAGTGCGGCGGTTGCTGCGGGAATTTGTGTCCTGTTATACCTGGTCGTGGAGTGGGTCTTCTGA
- a CDS encoding DHA2 family efflux MFS transporter permease subunit, producing MDMDNRAPSTVRTGPIFAIILIGAFVAFLNQTLINVALPQMMDRLHITATTGDWLTTIYMLVNGIVIPVTAFLMDRFTTRQLYITAMSLFTAGTLICFIAPNFGCILVGRVVQAAGAGILFPLITNIIFTLFPPEKRGGAMGLFGISINFAPAVGPTLSGWLVENHSWRILFLVILPIALIDLIISIFVLKNVSETSRPKLDVLGVILSTIGFGGILYGFSTAGDSGWGSIDVISMFVIGVVALILFVWRQWVVGHALLEFRIFRYPMFTLTTVINVLVTMALYSGMILMPIYMQDVRGFSSLLSGLMLLPGGIVMGIMSPITGRLYDKMGARWLAVVGLAVTLVTTFALSRLHTDTSFTYVVVVYTVRMFGMSILMMPIFTAGLNELALTLNRYGTAMVNTLRMIAGAVGMALFVSIMTNSGAAHTKLLVAARHIAPTDHVHMTQAVNEGTVVGINEAFMVATIVTCVAFVLSFFIQRTSPKEDTITTRIQPNKSKTA from the coding sequence ATGGATATGGACAATCGCGCGCCCAGTACAGTACGTACTGGACCTATCTTCGCGATTATTCTGATTGGCGCGTTTGTCGCGTTCTTGAATCAAACTTTGATTAACGTCGCACTGCCGCAGATGATGGACAGGTTGCACATCACTGCCACCACTGGAGACTGGCTGACGACGATTTATATGCTGGTCAACGGGATTGTCATTCCGGTTACCGCGTTCTTGATGGATCGCTTTACAACGCGTCAGTTGTACATTACGGCCATGTCGCTGTTCACGGCGGGTACACTCATTTGTTTTATCGCGCCTAATTTCGGGTGTATTTTGGTGGGTCGCGTGGTTCAGGCGGCAGGCGCGGGTATTCTGTTCCCCTTAATCACAAATATTATCTTCACTTTGTTTCCTCCCGAAAAACGCGGTGGCGCTATGGGGCTTTTCGGGATTTCCATCAACTTTGCACCTGCCGTCGGACCGACGTTATCTGGCTGGTTAGTTGAGAATCACTCTTGGCGGATTCTCTTTCTGGTGATTTTGCCAATTGCCTTAATTGACTTGATTATATCGATATTTGTCCTGAAAAACGTTTCGGAGACGAGCCGACCGAAGTTGGACGTGCTCGGCGTCATTCTATCGACGATTGGGTTCGGCGGTATATTGTATGGCTTCTCTACCGCAGGGGACAGCGGTTGGGGCAGCATCGACGTAATCTCCATGTTTGTCATTGGCGTTGTAGCACTGATTCTATTTGTTTGGCGGCAATGGGTCGTCGGTCATGCGCTGTTGGAATTCCGCATTTTCCGCTACCCGATGTTTACATTGACCACAGTGATTAACGTCTTGGTCACCATGGCGTTGTACTCTGGCATGATTCTCATGCCGATTTACATGCAAGACGTGCGCGGATTCTCTTCTCTGCTTTCAGGGCTGATGTTGTTGCCTGGTGGTATTGTGATGGGCATCATGTCGCCAATCACGGGACGCTTATACGATAAGATGGGCGCTCGTTGGCTGGCTGTGGTGGGGCTGGCTGTCACGCTGGTGACGACGTTCGCCCTGTCTCGCTTGCACACCGACACCAGTTTTACGTACGTCGTCGTTGTGTACACGGTTCGGATGTTTGGTATGTCCATCTTGATGATGCCCATCTTCACGGCTGGTTTGAATGAACTGGCTCTGACGCTGAATCGCTACGGAACGGCGATGGTCAATACGCTTCGAATGATTGCTGGTGCGGTTGGGATGGCGCTGTTCGTGTCCATTATGACCAATAGCGGTGCGGCACACACAAAATTGTTGGTCGCGGCACGGCATATTGCCCCGACGGATCATGTCCACATGACGCAGGCAGTCAATGAGGGCACAGTTGTGGGTATTAATGAGGCGTTTATGGTCGCGACGATTGTCACATGTGTCGCGTTCGTGCTCTCATTCTTCATTCAACGTACTTCACCGAAGGAAGATACCATTACAACGCGCATTCAACCGAATAAATCGAAAACCGCGTAA
- a CDS encoding MDR family MFS transporter: protein MVRTERLHRQLKSDIPMIIWLLGLGCLLNVGGLSLLWPVNAIYIHTNLHKSMAVAGVVLMVYSGTGLFGSFLGGWLYDRYGAIRVMVTTLVVSCFVIVIPAFTANFAIYVGVMALFGTACAIPFPVLNAVAGHAWPGGGRRAFNFLYVANNLGVALGTALGGLMASHSFHAVFYGIALGYAILLLLVVTALRAPLHQLQQVHQTARKEADSRLQETIPWGGIGILLAGYITAWVVYVQWQSTVSVDMQASGYPLSLYSLLWTINGLLIFLAQPVVAFVTRRISALPMQMVGGTVLFALSFTAMLFAHHYAVFVFAMVLTTLGEMFVWPAVPAAIAQISPSSRLGTLQGLVSSAATCGRMIGPVLGGILYDEGGLHRILLYAVLTLALPVILFLFYQRQTNSHRS, encoded by the coding sequence ATGGTTCGCACGGAGCGTTTACATCGACAGTTAAAATCAGATATTCCCATGATTATCTGGTTATTGGGGCTCGGGTGCCTTTTAAACGTAGGCGGACTGTCTCTCTTGTGGCCCGTGAACGCCATTTACATCCACACGAATTTGCACAAAAGTATGGCTGTCGCCGGTGTCGTGTTGATGGTCTACTCTGGAACAGGCCTTTTTGGCAGTTTTCTCGGCGGTTGGCTATATGATCGCTATGGCGCCATTCGAGTAATGGTCACGACGCTTGTCGTTAGTTGCTTTGTCATCGTAATTCCCGCCTTTACTGCAAATTTTGCGATATACGTAGGCGTCATGGCCCTCTTTGGCACGGCATGCGCCATTCCATTTCCCGTGTTGAATGCAGTCGCGGGTCACGCTTGGCCGGGTGGTGGCCGCCGGGCGTTTAACTTTCTCTACGTCGCCAATAACCTGGGTGTGGCGCTAGGTACCGCCCTCGGTGGTCTCATGGCTTCGCACTCGTTTCACGCTGTATTTTACGGTATTGCGCTGGGGTATGCGATTTTACTGCTGCTTGTCGTCACCGCGCTGCGCGCACCCTTGCACCAACTTCAGCAGGTGCATCAGACAGCGCGGAAGGAAGCCGACTCTCGGTTGCAGGAGACCATCCCATGGGGCGGAATTGGCATCTTGCTGGCCGGTTACATCACGGCGTGGGTCGTCTATGTACAATGGCAAAGTACGGTGTCTGTCGACATGCAGGCGTCCGGTTATCCACTGTCGCTATACAGTCTTTTGTGGACCATCAACGGGCTCTTGATTTTTCTCGCACAGCCCGTTGTCGCATTTGTCACTCGGCGTATCTCTGCATTGCCGATGCAGATGGTCGGTGGCACGGTCCTATTTGCCCTCAGTTTTACGGCGATGTTGTTTGCGCATCACTATGCGGTGTTTGTATTCGCGATGGTTCTAACGACTCTCGGAGAGATGTTCGTGTGGCCTGCAGTCCCCGCCGCCATTGCGCAAATTTCGCCATCCAGCCGCTTGGGGACACTGCAGGGTTTGGTCAGTAGCGCCGCTACTTGCGGCCGGATGATTGGCCCCGTGCTGGGGGGCATTTTGTACGATGAGGGCGGTCTTCATCGCATTCTTCTTTACGCGGTGTTGACGTTGGCGCTTCCGGTCATCTTGTTTTTGTTCTATCAGCGCCAGACGAATTCACATCGCTCGTGA
- a CDS encoding response regulator transcription factor, with product MRILLVEDERRLASALKQLFKENQYIVDVAHDGEMGYDLATTDSYDIVILDIMLPGMSGIEILKGMREQDVQTPVLLLTAKDTVEDRVVGLDAGADDYLVKPFDNKELLARVRALTRRTGQISGTDAMEAGPFRLDFTTRTVTRDEEPLTLTAKEFQLLELFLRNQGKVLSKEIILDRVWGPDADVIGNAVENYVHFLRKKIDEPDKPSYIATVRGVGYIFQPDPQA from the coding sequence GTGCGTATTTTACTCGTGGAGGACGAGCGGCGACTAGCGTCGGCGCTGAAACAGCTGTTTAAGGAGAATCAGTACATCGTCGACGTGGCACACGACGGGGAGATGGGTTACGACTTAGCGACGACAGACAGTTACGATATCGTCATCCTCGACATTATGTTGCCAGGCATGTCCGGTATCGAGATTCTCAAAGGTATGCGTGAACAGGATGTACAAACCCCTGTACTCTTACTCACCGCGAAAGACACCGTGGAAGATCGGGTCGTCGGTCTCGACGCGGGCGCGGATGACTACCTAGTCAAACCGTTCGACAACAAGGAACTTCTCGCACGCGTGCGGGCTTTGACGCGACGTACGGGGCAAATCAGCGGCACCGACGCGATGGAGGCCGGGCCTTTCCGGCTCGATTTCACAACGCGTACAGTGACCAGAGACGAGGAACCCCTGACACTCACGGCCAAGGAATTTCAGCTATTGGAGCTGTTCCTTCGCAATCAAGGCAAAGTGCTTTCCAAGGAAATCATACTCGATAGAGTGTGGGGGCCAGACGCCGATGTCATCGGCAATGCGGTCGAGAACTACGTACACTTTCTGCGTAAAAAAATCGACGAACCAGATAAACCGTCTTACATTGCAACCGTTCGTGGGGTCGGCTACATCTTCCAGCCTGATCCGCAAGCTTGA
- a CDS encoding sensor histidine kinase, with product MFRRLRFRITLLSVILLIVLYSITSFAVFAIIRGTAMQSIDGQLNRAAREILTPGFVTPQEIPGVYIIEAYGAGQPLYASPELAEFGENLATQINNRISTLTTKTYLNYTSSNGHFRILFIPWQSTSGGQRIYLATLTEDSGSLRLLAYLQHIILIVGAFGLVGATLVGFILADRMLRPIRSAWQRQLEFVADASHELRTPLAVIQSNLGIVMEHTDETVLENLEWLNNAHSESRRLSKLVQDLLTLARSDSDQVHIEHGAVDLRDLILHIHELYETLAEMKGIQLKADAPVPITISGDRDRLHQLLVILLDNALKFTQEGGSVHITLTQQRNFAVISVQDTGLGIAKEDLKRVFDRFYTVDPARSREQSAKGTGLGLSIASWVVAAHGGKIGIDSEGLGKGTTVHVELPIPTKFPRVGNGSTT from the coding sequence TTGTTTAGGCGACTGCGATTTCGCATTACATTACTGTCTGTCATCTTGTTAATCGTTCTCTACTCCATCACCTCGTTTGCGGTGTTTGCGATTATCCGCGGCACGGCGATGCAGAGTATCGACGGACAGTTGAACCGGGCAGCCCGTGAAATTCTGACACCCGGGTTTGTCACGCCGCAAGAAATTCCCGGCGTCTATATTATCGAAGCGTATGGGGCTGGGCAGCCCTTATATGCATCGCCAGAACTCGCTGAATTCGGAGAGAACCTAGCCACGCAAATCAACAACCGGATATCGACCTTGACGACCAAGACGTACCTCAATTATACGTCGAGCAACGGCCACTTCCGCATCTTGTTCATTCCGTGGCAGTCCACCTCCGGTGGACAGCGAATTTACTTGGCGACCCTGACGGAGGATAGTGGAAGTCTCCGTTTGCTTGCGTACCTGCAGCATATCATTCTGATTGTCGGCGCATTTGGCCTAGTCGGTGCGACCCTAGTCGGCTTCATCCTCGCCGACCGCATGCTTCGCCCAATCCGATCCGCCTGGCAACGCCAACTCGAATTCGTCGCCGACGCTTCGCATGAACTGCGTACACCACTCGCAGTCATTCAATCAAACCTTGGTATCGTCATGGAACACACCGATGAAACCGTGCTTGAGAACCTGGAATGGCTGAACAACGCACACAGCGAGTCGCGACGATTATCCAAGCTCGTCCAAGACTTGTTGACGCTTGCGCGTTCGGACTCAGATCAAGTGCATATTGAGCATGGTGCCGTCGATTTGCGGGATCTCATCCTGCATATTCACGAGTTGTACGAGACGCTAGCCGAGATGAAAGGAATTCAACTGAAAGCTGACGCCCCCGTGCCAATTACCATTTCGGGCGATAGAGACAGGCTACATCAGTTATTAGTGATTCTGCTCGACAATGCCTTGAAGTTCACACAAGAGGGGGGAAGCGTCCACATCACGTTAACACAACAGCGTAACTTCGCTGTCATTTCCGTTCAGGACACAGGGCTCGGGATTGCGAAAGAAGATCTCAAGCGGGTGTTTGACAGATTCTATACGGTCGATCCCGCCCGCTCCCGCGAACAATCCGCGAAGGGCACCGGCCTTGGTCTCTCCATCGCAAGTTGGGTGGTGGCAGCGCACGGCGGTAAGATCGGCATCGACAGCGAAGGGCTTGGCAAAGGCACGACCGTCCATGTCGAGCTGCCGATTCCCACCAAATTTCCGCGCGTTGGCAATGGCAGTACAACGTGA
- a CDS encoding lipoate--protein ligase family protein, translated as MIQDHLLTLMPPSIELNTGEDPLDATRNILLDDEWAREVGRQDRMPTVRVWRHAPVRGLVVSKRDVAGPKGEAAMATMDRLGWPILVRPTGGTAVPHGPGVLNFSLLFPRTKDKVTTDAYYQLLCQPMLDWFTSMGLVATTGAVPGSYCDGNYNVLVDGKKVVGTAQAWRGGLAGTKSRHPGYVLAHACIVVDVDMMEATDVINRFYEEVGDPYRVDASTSTSLADALNKVQPGQTYSAATAQKDFVTFLERYYRSAGIAVHVRS; from the coding sequence ATGATACAGGACCATCTGCTTACGCTGATGCCACCAAGCATTGAGCTGAATACTGGAGAAGATCCTTTGGACGCAACGCGCAATATTCTTTTGGATGACGAGTGGGCGCGCGAAGTCGGTCGGCAAGACCGTATGCCAACCGTGCGCGTATGGCGCCACGCACCCGTTCGGGGGCTTGTTGTGAGTAAACGTGACGTCGCGGGGCCCAAAGGAGAAGCTGCGATGGCCACGATGGACAGGCTGGGCTGGCCGATTCTCGTCCGTCCGACCGGCGGTACGGCTGTGCCGCACGGGCCCGGGGTGCTCAATTTCTCTCTGCTTTTTCCGCGCACAAAAGATAAGGTGACGACGGACGCGTATTATCAACTGCTTTGTCAACCGATGTTGGATTGGTTTACGAGTATGGGCCTTGTGGCGACGACGGGCGCTGTTCCGGGTAGTTACTGTGATGGGAATTACAATGTGCTGGTCGATGGCAAAAAAGTGGTTGGAACGGCACAAGCTTGGCGTGGTGGGCTGGCTGGTACGAAATCGAGGCACCCGGGCTACGTGCTCGCGCACGCCTGTATTGTGGTTGATGTCGACATGATGGAAGCAACGGATGTCATCAATCGCTTCTATGAAGAGGTCGGAGACCCATACCGGGTCGATGCCAGCACATCGACCTCACTGGCCGATGCGCTGAACAAGGTGCAACCAGGGCAGACGTATTCTGCAGCCACTGCGCAAAAGGACTTTGTCACATTTCTCGAGCGGTATTATCGCAGTGCTGGTATCGCGGTTCATGTGCGCTCGTGA